Proteins encoded within one genomic window of Granulicella pectinivorans:
- a CDS encoding acetyl-CoA carboxylase carboxyltransferase subunit alpha, whose amino-acid sequence MADFEATRAIPTPAPATPLAWTKTELARDPQRPYPMDFIQALFTDFSEIHGDRAYGDDPAMTCGMAYFHGEPVMVVGNLKGRTLKERVTRKFGSPEPEGYRKALRAMKIAEKFGRPVFTFLDLAGAYPGIGAEERGQGEAIARNLLEMSRLKVPTIATITGEGGSGGALALAVADRVLMLENAIYSVISPEGCASIMWKDASKKQQAAAALKYTSYDVKRLGCVDDVIDEPAGGTQMDLPLAMRMVDARLTAHFNEIRTMPLKALLQKRYEKFRNIAQFYTTA is encoded by the coding sequence ATGGCTGATTTCGAAGCGACACGAGCTATACCTACTCCGGCCCCTGCAACGCCTTTGGCGTGGACCAAGACGGAGCTGGCCCGGGACCCGCAGCGCCCTTATCCCATGGACTTCATCCAAGCGCTCTTTACGGACTTCAGCGAGATTCACGGCGACCGTGCCTACGGCGACGATCCGGCGATGACGTGCGGGATGGCCTACTTCCACGGGGAACCTGTGATGGTGGTCGGCAATCTGAAGGGACGTACGCTGAAGGAGCGCGTGACGCGCAAGTTCGGCAGCCCTGAGCCTGAGGGGTACCGCAAGGCCTTGCGCGCGATGAAGATCGCGGAGAAGTTTGGCCGGCCGGTGTTTACGTTTCTGGACCTGGCTGGGGCTTATCCAGGGATTGGCGCGGAGGAGCGTGGGCAGGGCGAGGCGATTGCGCGGAACCTGCTGGAGATGTCGCGACTGAAGGTGCCGACGATTGCGACCATTACCGGAGAAGGCGGGTCGGGTGGAGCGTTGGCGCTGGCGGTCGCGGATCGCGTGCTGATGCTGGAGAATGCGATTTATTCGGTGATTTCTCCGGAAGGATGCGCGTCGATTATGTGGAAGGATGCGTCCAAGAAACAGCAGGCGGCTGCGGCATTGAAGTACACGTCGTACGACGTCAAGCGGCTTGGCTGCGTGGATGACGTGATCGATGAGCCGGCTGGTGGGACCCAGATGGATCTTCCGCTGGCGATGCGGATGGTGGATGCGCGGCTGACGGCGCACTTCAACGAGATTCGCACGATGCCACTGAAAGCGCTGCTGCAGAAGCGGTATGAGAAGTTTCGCAATATCGCTCAGTTTTATACGACGGCCTAA
- a CDS encoding CPBP family glutamic-type intramembrane protease, with translation MPLSGAPDRRRRLPSLLLFAGFAAWYFGAGALATKAANGLTLRFPAGHGLVEACCHLFLLVIGFMALQTMARQSAPLRELMAMPKRATAKREWLTGAALGWGIVVACVLPLILSLRLHAEVSLRPSMLGTTLLALLTLALATLANDITFRGYPFRCLTDAFGSSFAILLLMLLAGFARWRDPYASGAAVVTTMLLTALLSLTWLRTHAVWLAWGLHFGLAASTGVLFGLPLGGKTEFASAVQGSTYGPDWLTGGDFGPAASLFALVVLVAAVPVLYRVTRDFAWSYTHAPIVAGGYEVTVAPPAAHTAMEDAAAKAPALVQILASTPQGFSKTGDGAVAPPPPPLPDRAQ, from the coding sequence TTGCCGTTGTCCGGAGCCCCAGATCGTCGCCGTCGCCTGCCTAGCCTGCTGCTGTTCGCGGGGTTTGCGGCGTGGTATTTCGGGGCCGGGGCGTTGGCGACGAAAGCCGCCAATGGGCTGACGCTGCGGTTTCCTGCCGGGCATGGGCTGGTGGAGGCTTGCTGCCATCTGTTTCTGCTGGTGATCGGTTTCATGGCTTTGCAGACGATGGCGCGTCAGTCGGCTCCACTGCGTGAGCTGATGGCGATGCCGAAGCGAGCGACGGCGAAGCGTGAGTGGCTGACCGGTGCGGCACTGGGATGGGGGATCGTGGTGGCGTGCGTGCTGCCCTTGATTCTCTCGTTGCGACTGCATGCGGAGGTTTCACTGCGTCCTTCCATGCTGGGAACAACGCTACTCGCGCTGCTGACGCTTGCGCTCGCCACGCTGGCAAATGACATTACGTTCCGCGGATATCCATTTCGGTGTTTGACCGATGCGTTCGGGAGTTCGTTTGCGATTCTGCTGCTGATGCTGCTGGCCGGTTTTGCGCGGTGGCGTGATCCGTATGCCTCGGGCGCGGCGGTGGTGACAACGATGTTACTGACGGCTCTGCTCTCGCTGACGTGGCTGAGGACCCATGCGGTTTGGCTGGCGTGGGGCCTGCACTTCGGGCTCGCGGCTTCTACCGGTGTGTTGTTCGGTCTGCCTCTGGGGGGCAAGACGGAGTTTGCGTCGGCGGTCCAGGGAAGCACGTACGGCCCGGACTGGCTCACGGGTGGAGACTTCGGACCGGCGGCAAGCTTGTTTGCGCTGGTGGTGCTGGTGGCGGCGGTTCCGGTGCTTTACCGCGTGACACGGGACTTTGCGTGGAGCTACACGCATGCTCCGATCGTTGCCGGGGGGTATGAGGTAACGGTGGCTCCTCCGGCGGCGCATACCGCGATGGAAGATGCCGCCGCGAAGGCTCCGGCGCTGGTGCAGATTCTGGCGAGCACGCCACAGGGCTTTTCCAAGACAGGGGACGGGGCGGTTGCTCCTCCTCCGCCACCCTTGCCGGATCGGGCGCAGTAG